From Deltaproteobacteria bacterium:
TCGCCGAGGGTCGGGTGCGGCACACCGAGCGCGTGCGCGGACTGAACGCCGGGATACGCCGCGAGCTTCTCCTCCACTTCGAGTGGAGACACGTTCGCGCCGCCGGTCTTGATGAGACCCGTCAGGCGACCGCGCCAATGAAGGCAGCCGTCCCCATCGATCCAGCCGGCGTCACCGCTGCGGTAGAAACCCTCGCTGTCGAAGCACTCCGCGGGTGGCGTCTTCCAGTAGCCGAGCATCAGCGTCGGCCCGCGCAGCGCGATCTCGCCGTGCTCCCCGCGAGGCAGCGCGGGGCCGCCGCCAGGCGCGACGATGCGCACGTCGTTGCCCGGGAGCGGCGGCCCGTGCGAGGCGTGGCGCCGCTCGGCAGGCGCGCGCGCGGGCCACGCGCTCGCGAGCGTGAACGTCTCGGTCGTGCCGTAGGAGCCGTACGTGCCCCACTCGTCGCGCGCGAGCGGGACGAGCTTCGCGAGCGCGCCCGCGAACTCGACTTTGCGCACGCGCGAGAGATCGCGCTGCGCCGCGGTCGGGTGTTCCGCCATCGCCTTCTCTTGGTGCGGCCAGGCGTGCACGGTGGTCGCGCGCTCGGCATCGATCAGCGCGAGCGCTGCGCCGGGCTCGAAGGTCTCCTGCAGGAGAAGCGTCCCGCCCGCGGCGAGCGTCGCACCGAGCGACATGGCGATGCCCGCCGTCCAGAAGAACGGCTGCGCGGTGAACACGCGGTCGTCGCTCGTCAGGTCCATCAGCTCCGCGAAGCGCCAGCTCTGGATCACGGGAGCCCGCTGGCGATGCAGCACACCTTTCGGGCGCGCGGTCGTGCCCGAGGTGTAGATGAGCATGCCCGGATCCTCGGGCGCGGTCGCTGCGATGCGTGCGCCGATCTCCGCATCGAGCGCACGATCTGCCGGGAGCGCGCGGGTGTCTCCCCAACAACTCACGAGGCGCAAGCGCGGCGGAAGCGGCTCGCGCGCGAGCTCCGCCGCGAAGTCGCGGCCGAGCAGCGCGCGCTGATGGAGCAGCGCCACCGCGTCGCTGTGGTCGAGCAGGTACGCGCGCTCCTCCGGCGTCGCGAACGTGCTGAGTGGCACCACCACCGCGCCCGCGAGCGCGGCGCCGAACATCGCGACGGCGAACTCAGGGCGATTCGCGAAGAGCAGCGCGACGTGCTCGCCGCGCGCCACACCCGCGGCGATCAGCCCGCGCGCCACTGCGCGCGCTTCGTCGCGCAGCTGCGCGTACGTGATGCTGCGCCCCTCGCAGCGCAACGCCGTGCGCGAAGCATGGCGCGCGGCGACGTCTTCGAGGAAGCGCGAGAGCGTCAAGCGCGAAGCATCGGGCTGGAGAGCGAGACCGAGCCCCGCCTCAGCCATCGAGCCCGCCGAGTGCCGCGTGCAACATGCCGCCATCGCACGGGATCGCGACGCCCGTAATGAATCCCGCCGCGGGCGAAGCGAGGAACGCGACGAGCGCGCCGATGTCGGCGGGCGTGCCGAGCCGCGCGACGGGCGTCTGCGCGATGGAGCGCTCGCGCAGGTGCTCGGGCATCGAGAGCACGAGCGGCGTCGCGATCAGCCCGGGCATGACGGCGTTGGCAGTGACGCCGCCGCGGCCGAACTCCTGCGCGACGCTCTGCGTGAACGCGATCACGCCAGCCTTGCTGGCGGAGTAAGCGGGCTGCCCGAGCGATGGTGTCATCGCGGCGACGCTCGAGATGTTGATCACGCGCCCCCAGCCGCGCGAGGCCATCGCCGGCACGAACGCACGGACCGTGTGGAACATGCCCGTGAGGTTCACGCGCAGCTCGTGATCCCACGCGTCAGGCTTCATGTCCGCGATGCGCGCGATGTTGTTCACGATGCCGGCGTTGTTGACGAGCACGTCCACCGGCCCGAGCGCGCGCGCCACCTCTTCCGCGACGCGCAGCACGGCCTCGGCGTCCGCGACATCGACCTGCAGCGCGAGCGAGCGGCGCCCGAGCGCGCGCACGGCCTCGCTGGTGGGCGTCTCCTCGTCCGCCCCGGACGTGCGCGAGCGCAGGCGGTAGTACCGCTCGCCGCGGAACGGCTCGGGGTGCGCGTCGGCGATCGCGACGTCGGCGCCCGCCTCCGCCAGCGCGAGCGCGATGCCGCGGCCGATGCCGCGCGCGCCGCCCGTAACGACTGCGACCTTGCCGGCGAGCGGCTGCGAATCGAAGGACATCACTCACTCCCTGGCTGCGACATTTTGGCCCGGCCGAAATGACCGGTGGAACAAAACGGCCCGGCCGAAACGTTCGCCCTGGTCACGCGCTCGGCAGCGCGATCTCCGCGTCGCCGCTCGCCATCACTTCGTCGCGCTGGTTCGTCATCACGACGCGCAGCGTCGCGATGCTGCGCCCGCTGCGGCGATCCTCGGCGAGCTCGATCACCTCGCCGTTCAGAAACGTCACGTCGCCGGTCAGCGCCGGTGCGCGATACGACATCTTGCTGTGCAGGACGTCGGCCCACTCGCCCGCCCAGTTCGCGAGGTAGTCGAGGATCCACGCGCCCATCGAGGCGCCGTAGCCGTAGCTGCGCGGCATGCCGATCACCTGCGCGTAGCGGTCCTGCACGTGACCGCGCGAGGGGCCGTAGTAGAGACCGTCGGAGTAGCTCGGGTCGATCTTCGCGCCCTCGAGGTCGCGGCTCATCTCCGGCAGCCAGCCCGCGCGCCACAGCGAGGTGGGCCCGCCGCTCTCGGCGAACGCGCCCCACACGCTCATCAGAAACGCGCGCCACTCCGTGCTGAAGCTCGCGAGCGTGTGCGGCCCGATCGGGCGCGCGGCGAGCTTGTCGCCCTTCTTCACGTACAGCCGCTTCTCGTGCCCGAGGTCGAGGAACGAGCGGTAGTACTCGAACTTCTGCTTCTCGATCTCGCGCAGCTCGGCGTCCGTCCACGTCTTCTCGCGGTTCGCGTCGAACTGGCCGCGCTCGCGCGCGTCGTTCGGGCGATAGCGGATCGAGGTCGAGCGCTGCTTGCACACGATCTCGCCGCGGCCGTTCACGTAGGTCGTATCGCCGCGCGAGAACATCGTCGGCCCCGCGAACTTCGTCTGCGTGAGCTTGTAGTCGAACAGCATGCGCTCGTGGCGGAACGTGTCGCCGGGGTAGATACGCGGCCCGAAGAACCACCACTCGTCGCCGCCGAACAGCATGTGCGTGCCCTTGATCGTGCCTTGGATCGCGGGCGCGGCGCCGTGCGAGTCGTCCGTGCACACCGCGAAGGAGAGCGGCGCGACGAGGCGGCCGAAGCGGCTCTGCGCGGCGTAGCGCTCGTCGAAGAACAGCGGGTTCGGGTTCTGCATCGCCTGCGTCCAGCGCCGCACGTCGTTCGCGCCGACCGGATCCTTCAGCTCGCCGCCGCCGAGCGGCACTCCGATCCAGCGATCCACGTCACTCGTGTCGAAATCGACGTCGGCTGCCATCGCAGGTGCCTCTTCGCGCGCGCTGTT
This genomic window contains:
- a CDS encoding acyl--CoA ligase, which translates into the protein MTLSRFLEDVAARHASRTALRCEGRSITYAQLRDEARAVARGLIAAGVARGEHVALLFANRPEFAVAMFGAALAGAVVVPLSTFATPEERAYLLDHSDAVALLHQRALLGRDFAAELAREPLPPRLRLVSCWGDTRALPADRALDAEIGARIAATAPEDPGMLIYTSGTTARPKGVLHRQRAPVIQSWRFAELMDLTSDDRVFTAQPFFWTAGIAMSLGATLAAGGTLLLQETFEPGAALALIDAERATTVHAWPHQEKAMAEHPTAAQRDLSRVRKVEFAGALAKLVPLARDEWGTYGSYGTTETFTLASAWPARAPAERRHASHGPPLPGNDVRIVAPGGGPALPRGEHGEIALRGPTLMLGYWKTPPAECFDSEGFYRSGDAGWIDGDGCLHWRGRLTGLIKTGGANVSPLEVEEKLAAYPGVQSAHALGVPHPTLGEVLVLCVVTTEGVRARALDLAALREFLRPQLAAYKQPRLVLAFDARDVALTGSQKIATAQLRERVLERLAEQGAEIAGHRY
- a CDS encoding SDR family oxidoreductase; its protein translation is MSFDSQPLAGKVAVVTGGARGIGRGIALALAEAGADVAIADAHPEPFRGERYYRLRSRTSGADEETPTSEAVRALGRRSLALQVDVADAEAVLRVAEEVARALGPVDVLVNNAGIVNNIARIADMKPDAWDHELRVNLTGMFHTVRAFVPAMASRGWGRVINISSVAAMTPSLGQPAYSASKAGVIAFTQSVAQEFGRGGVTANAVMPGLIATPLVLSMPEHLRERSIAQTPVARLGTPADIGALVAFLASPAAGFITGVAIPCDGGMLHAALGGLDG
- a CDS encoding MaoC family dehydratase N-terminal domain-containing protein, with protein sequence MAADVDFDTSDVDRWIGVPLGGGELKDPVGANDVRRWTQAMQNPNPLFFDERYAAQSRFGRLVAPLSFAVCTDDSHGAAPAIQGTIKGTHMLFGGDEWWFFGPRIYPGDTFRHERMLFDYKLTQTKFAGPTMFSRGDTTYVNGRGEIVCKQRSTSIRYRPNDARERGQFDANREKTWTDAELREIEKQKFEYYRSFLDLGHEKRLYVKKGDKLAARPIGPHTLASFSTEWRAFLMSVWGAFAESGGPTSLWRAGWLPEMSRDLEGAKIDPSYSDGLYYGPSRGHVQDRYAQVIGMPRSYGYGASMGAWILDYLANWAGEWADVLHSKMSYRAPALTGDVTFLNGEVIELAEDRRSGRSIATLRVVMTNQRDEVMASGDAEIALPSA